The genomic DNA CCTGGCCGTCGAAACCGCCACTGCCTTCCAGTGGTGTGCTGCCGGCGTAGTCGAAGGTGAGCAGTGCTGTGAATCCGATCGGAGCCCCAATGCAGGCCACCATGGCCGCCGTGCCGCCTCCTGAAAGCGTGACGCATAACAATGAAACGAGCACGCCCGCCGCGGCGATCCACCAGCGGCCGCCGCCGGGGAGTCGGTCGAGCGCGGTGAAGACGGTCACCGCGAGTCCGGTGCTCAGGGCAAGCAGGGGAAGTGTCCAGGCGGGCTGAAGCAAGAGCGCGGCCACGGTGACCAGAATCCCGATCGGCGTCGCCCATGCGGCGGCTACTTCGAGTCGGTCGCGTAGTGGGAAGGTGACGCGTCGCATGGCGTCGCTCTTCTTGCCCCCAGCCGCGAGATAGTCGGGGATGTCTTCGGCGCGTGCCGGGCCGAAGCGAACCCGCCAACGCGCGCGCCGAAACACGGCGAGATCTTCGACGCCGGTGGCCGCGAGCTGGGGGACCACCAGGTTTCGGTGGTCGACGAGTTGGTCGATGCCAGAGGTCTTGAGCACCGTTACGACCTGATGGGTCGTCAGATGCCCTCCGGCCGCCGCGCACCAGACGTTGATTCCACCAGCGGGGGCCACCAGCAACCAGGCATCGAGTCCGCGAAGTGCGCGCTCGAGCCTGCGTACCGTCAGGTCGTAGTTGGCGGTGAGCAGGACAGGGCTCTTGCGCCCGGGGTTTCCGATCGTGCGCAGTCCGGGTTCAGTCGGCCAGGGCGCCATGCGAAACGCCGTCTGCAACACGTCTTTGAGCAACGCGATCATTTTCCGGGCTCCCCAATGAAGAGCGCCAGGGTCCCGGCCAGCCACTGCTGTTCGTGCCGCACCTCGAAGCCCGAAGCCTCGAGTTCAGCGCGCAGATTCTTCAGGGGATGGGAGACGGAACCCGCGAGCAACCAACCGGCCAGCCACTGAGGTGCGCGGATCAGGCTCTGAAGGACGCGCGTAGCACCGCGGAGGCGTACTTCGTCGGCCACGATCAAGCGGCCGCCCGGGCGCAATCGCTCGCGAGATTGGCTGAGCACGTAATGCCGTTCGCTCGTGGACATATCGGAGAGGCAGAGCGACAGAACCACACTGTCGAAGGCCGCGCGGGGCAGGGCGTCGATCTCCGAGGCGGTCTGTTCGAGCCAGTCGATCTCCGCATTGCCCGCGCTCATCAGGCGCAGTTTCGCCTGTTCCAGCATTTGCGCGCTCTGGTCCAACGCGGTGACGTGCGCACCCCGCCTGACGAGTCGCTCGGTAACCGCACCCGTGCCACATCCGATCTCGAGTACGTCGCAGCCCGGTCTCGGCACGGCTTCGCGCGCTACCGCCTCGTGCAACTGGGCGACCCGCCCCAGGGTGATCGCCTGCATTCCGGAGTCGTAGCGTTCGGGAGTCGCTTCCAGCCAGCGCATCAGTGCGAGGAAACTCATGGTGTAATCGCCTTTCGTGCAATTCGCCCCAGCTCCCTGTGCAGTACCTCGGGATCAAAGGCGTCGCTGTCGATGAAGTGTTGGATCAATAGTCCGTCGATGGCACCGATCAGTGTCGCCCCCGCTACGAGCGGATCGAGTTCAGCCGCCACCTCGCCGCGCGTCTGGCCTTCGCGCAGGACCGATGCGAACTCGGCGCGGATCTCGCGGAAGAAGTTTTGAAAACCCGCGACGTCGCGTAGGCGCAGATCGATGAAGAAACGCCCGAGTGACGCCCAGGCCCCGAACAGGTCGACGCAGTCGTCGATCAGGCGCTGGATGCGTTCGGGTACGCTGCCCTCGCCGTGTAGGGCGTTGAGAAACAGCGCCCGTTCCTCGGCCAGCGTCTCGGCCACCAGATCCCGAAGCAATTCCTCTTTGTCCGAGTAGTAGTGGTAGAGACTCGAGCGGCCCATTCCGGCCTCGCGGGCCACGTGGGCCAGGCCCGTTCCGGGAACCCCTCGCCGCGCGAAGACC from bacterium includes the following:
- a CDS encoding copper oxidase, whose translation is MIALLKDVLQTAFRMAPWPTEPGLRTIGNPGRKSPVLLTANYDLTVRRLERALRGLDAWLLVAPAGGINVWCAAAGGHLTTHQVVTVLKTSGIDQLVDHRNLVVPQLAATGVEDLAVFRRARWRVRFGPARAEDIPDYLAAGGKKSDAMRRVTFPLRDRLEVAAAWATPIGILVTVAALLLQPAWTLPLLALSTGLAVTVFTALDRLPGGGRWWIAAAGVLVSLLCVTLSGGGTAAMVACIGAPIGFTALLTFDYAGSTPLEGSGGFDGQDWQITLDAERCIGLYRCWEVCPQACYEKIEGEARVDLAHDERCVRCGACIVQCPRDALYFEDGEGQRIEPETIRRFKLNLLGRRSIQVGDEPEA
- a CDS encoding class I SAM-dependent methyltransferase, with product MSFLALMRWLEATPERYDSGMQAITLGRVAQLHEAVAREAVPRPGCDVLEIGCGTGAVTERLVRRGAHVTALDQSAQMLEQAKLRLMSAGNAEIDWLEQTASEIDALPRAAFDSVVLSLCLSDMSTSERHYVLSQSRERLRPGGRLIVADEVRLRGATRVLQSLIRAPQWLAGWLLAGSVSHPLKNLRAELEASGFEVRHEQQWLAGTLALFIGEPGK
- a CDS encoding TetR/AcrR family transcriptional regulator, coding for MPKQVDADAQRSEIRRAARGVFARRGVPGTGLAHVAREAGMGRSSLYHYYSDKEELLRDLVAETLAEERALFLNALHGEGSVPERIQRLIDDCVDLFGAWASLGRFFIDLRLRDVAGFQNFFREIRAEFASVLREGQTRGEVAAELDPLVAGATLIGAIDGLLIQHFIDSDAFDPEVLHRELGRIARKAITP